From one Danio rerio strain Tuebingen ecotype United States chromosome 19, GRCz12tu, whole genome shotgun sequence genomic stretch:
- the zdhhc3b gene encoding palmitoyltransferase ZDHHC3 gives MKSSPANRSRDIERQAGYLQPEHCAPPPPRAHSAHDMWFIRDGCGIVCAVITWLLVLYAEFVVVFVMLLPARSLLYSFINGALFNSLAFLALASHLRAMCTDPGAVPKGNATKEFIESLQLKPGQVVYKCPKCCSIKPDRAHHCSVCKRCIKKMDHHCPWVNNCVGENNQKYFVLFTMYIALISLHALLMVAFHFVFCFEEDWAKCSSFSPPATVILLILLCFEALLFLIFTAVMFGTQVHSICNDETGIEQLKKEERRWAKRSKWMNMKVVFGHPFSMSWMSPFATPDHGKANLYQYVV, from the exons ATGAAGAGTTCGCCAGCTAACCGCAGTCGGGACATCGAGCGGCAGGCTGGATATCTGCAGCCGGAGCACTGCGCGCCGCCTCCTCCACGCGCACACTCGGCCCACGACATGTGGTTCATACGGGACGGCTGCGGCATTGTGTGTGCCGTCATCACGTGGCTGCTGGTGCTCTACGCCGAGTTCGTTGTGGTGTTCGTGATGCTGCTGCCGGCCAGGAGTTTGCTGTACAGCTTCATTAATGGAGCCCTGTTCAACAGCCTGGCCTTCCTCGCGCTGGCCTCACACCTCAGAGCCATGTGCACCGACCCC GGAGCCGTTCCAAAGGGAAACGCCACTAAAGAGTTCATCGAGAGTCTGCAGCTTAAGCCAGGGCAGGTGGTGTATAAATGCCCCAAATGCTGCAGCATCAAACCTGACCGAGCACATCACTGCAG TGTGTGTAAGCGCTGCATCAAGAAGATGGACCATCACTGTCCCTGGGTCAACAACTGTGTGGGGGAAAACAACCAAAAATACTTTGTGCTTTTCACC ATGTACATCGCTCTGATCTCTCTTCACGCTCTCCTCATGGTGGCTTTCCACTTCGTCTTCTGTTTTGAAGAAGACTGGGCCA AGTGCAGTTCCTTCTCTCCGCCGGCGACCGTCATCCTCCTCATCCTGCTGTGCTTCGAGGCTCTGCTCTTCCTCATCTTCACCGCCGTCATGTTCGGCACGCAGGTTCACTCCATCTGCAACGACGAGACC ggcatCGAGCAGCTGAAGAAGGAGGAGCGCCGCTGGGCAAAGAGGTCTAAGTGGATGAACATGAAGGTGGTCTTCGGGCACCCGTTCTCCATGTCCTGGATGAGTCCCTTCGCCACGCCGGACCACGGCAAGGCAAACCTCTACCAGTACGTGGTCTGA